A segment of the Fibrobacter sp. genome:
TGAACTCGTACACGCTCGGCTCAAGCCCCTCGGGGCATTCATTGTAATTGCAAAGCAAGGACTTGCGGATTGCAGTACTGGAATAGACTCCTTCAAAGCCTTCCTCGGGCCCAAGCCACAGCAGGTCCGCATAGCCATTGGCCTTATGCTTTGCTAAGTCCGGTTTGTTGTACCCCTTGCGGGCAAAGATGATCAGCTCGATATCGCGAAGCAGCAGGTGGCCGTTGTAGTTGGTGCCAAAGAAATTCATCGGATCGCGCCAATGAGGAATTCCGTCATAGGTATCCGCACCAGTCAGCAGTCTAAAATTGATGTCCGGGAAACGTTCCTTAAGGCCCATCAGAAAAACATAGGAACCGCGAAAGTCGCCCTGCTCAATCTCCAGGTCGGAAAGAACCAGTCGCGGGTCACCCTCCATGGCAATTTCCAGCATGGCAAAGCGATCCTCAGGGCTTGCATTCAAGGTCTTGTCCCAACGATCGGGACTGGGCATGAACCACACCTCATCGCAGAATCCACGATCCAGGCAAGTTCGAGCCACTTTCATGTGGTCCATGTGTACCGGGTCAAAAGCCCCTCCCAAGACAGCGACATTCTTAGAAGACATAAGTCGCAAATCCCAGGTTAAACTGCAAGCGAGAGCCCTTCACATCTCTTTCCTTGAATGGATCGTAATGACCACGAACCCAGCGGTACTCCACCTCGGCAAAGAGAATCGTTTTTACGAAAACGTTCAACATGGAACCGAAACCGGCGCCCCATTCGTTCCAAGCCACGTCCCCAAGGTCACTTAATTCCTTGACCCTGGAGTAGGAACCCATGATGTAGAAAAGCCCGAACATATGAACACCAAGTTCAATGTCAAAGGCAGAATGTTCAACCTTGTAATCGTCATGGTCCTCAAAGTTCTCATCGTAACTGGAAAAACCGTAACCAACACGAGCAAAGCCCATTCCAGGGAACCATACGCCGAGCATCGGTTCAATTTCGCTCAAGCCTAGACCACGCTCCGTACCTACACCGGTACCGGAACCAAAGTCAAGAGCAGCACCAAGGAAGAAAGGGGTTCGTATTCCACCAGCGCCACCTGCGGCACCGGCATCGCCACCAACAGAGGCGCCAGCAGTTTGGCCAAAGCCAAGGTTAGATACCAAGGCCACACAAGCAAGAATTTTTAAAAGTATCTTCATCATGCCACCAAAATTACAGCAACGGCAATGCCCGTCAAGATGTTCACCAAATAGTCAATCTTTGAAACCTTAAAGAAACCCGGGTCAATTTCATTATTTTTCAAGATTCTAATAATCTCCTGATGGGACAAGAAAACGGTCACCACCATCTTGAACGCAAGGAGCGCCACAACCCAGGGCGCAAAACCAGAAAAATACGTCAGTACAACAAAAGTCAAGGACAGTGTGCCAGTCAAAAACATGTTGGTCTTCATGACGGAACTGTCATCGGATTCGCTTTCAGCAGCAAGGGTCTTGAATTCCTTGATTTTCTCGCAAACGGACTCGTAACTGGACAGGAACTGAGACAAGTTATAGCCTATCAAAACCACAGCCGCAACCAAAGTTATTTTCACAGCGATATCCATACTTACTTCCCCGAGTTTAGAATACGGATATAGCTGGCATAACGAGCGTGGGACAGGGAACCGTTCTCTACGGCAGCCCGAACGCTACAGCCAGGTTCGTGGACGTGAATGCAGTTACTGTACTTGCAGGTAAACAAGTCATCTTCAAAAAAACCGGGGAAAATCTTCGCAAGAGTCTCTGCCTCCAAGTCCATAAGACCGATGGATCGGATACCCGGGGTATCGATGACGTAACCACCACCCGGAAAATCAAAAAGGCTGGAAGAGGTGGTCGTGTGGCGGCCCTTGCCATCACGTTCACGGACTTCACCGGTGCGTAGGTCGGCCTCGGGAACTAGGGCGTTAATCAAGGTGGACTTGCCCACACCACTCTGGCCGCTAAACACGGAGGACTTGCCCACCAGTTCCTGGCGAAGAACTTCTAGACCTTCGTTGCTCTTGACACTAACCGGAATCACCTTGTCGGCAATGCTCATGAACTCGCGGATATCATCGGACAAGTCCGCTTCACCATTGGGAAGCAAGTCCATCTTGGTCAGGACAAGAATAAAGGGCAGGTTGTTCAGGTTGGACGCCAGCAGGAATCGGTCCATAAAGCCGTAGTTGAACTCGGGCTGGGTCACGCTGGCCACAATCACCACCTGGTCGATGTTGGCAGCCAAGGTCTGTTCCTTATAGAAACTGTCACGAGGGCCGGGGCGCTTTAGCAAGCTCTTTCGCGGAAGGACGCGGACAACGCAGTATTTCTGGGAACCAACGCCATCGCCTTCGTCTTCCGCATCGTTGACCTGTCCCAAAAGTACGCGGTCGCCTACGGCAGGAAATTCACCCAAGGTCTTGGACGTTGTGGCGCGGTACATGGCGGTGACAATATTAGCGGAAAGCGGAGAGTTTAAAGGAGAAAGGGATTCTGAGCTACTTTCGTCTTTCGTATCCAACCGCACTTCGCAGGTGCGACGATGAACTTCAAGAACAAGTCCCTCGACGCAGTTTTCCTCACCGATGTTCTCGATAGGATTCTTTACCTTCTTGATCTTTGCCTTCTTGAACTCGCGACTGTAACGTTCCTTGATGGGGCGCTCATCAACAACGCCGGATTCCATCTCCTTCATGACGTCAATACGACGGCTGCGATGGTCACGACGGGTGGGGCGAACAGAACGGAGGGGCGCGGAGTCCTCTTCTTCAAAGTCGCTGTCGGCATCGAAATTACTTCGCATCGGCTTCCCCGTTCTTCAAATTCTTACGTTCTTCAACAAGTTTCTTGGCAGCAAGGCCTGCGGCAGAATCGTCCCGTTCGCGGGCCTCGTCAAGTTCCGCCTCGGTTACCGGACGGCCCCTGCGAATGGATTCCATAATGAAATGGATTGCCTTAAGGCGGCCATTGCACTTTTCAATACAGTTTTCATAGAAACCGCGAGTCTTGTAGTCCCATTCGGGCACAATATCGGAAGCATACAGAAAATGCTCGATACAGATGGAAAGCTGGTCCGCTTCCCTGCGAAGGTCCTCAATCTTACTCTTGGTGAAAAATGCCATGAAAAACAATATAGTAATTCAAAGGAGTCGCATTACGCGACTCCTCTTTAATTAGCCCACAGAGGCTTTCCATAGTCCGTGCAAGTTGCAGTAGGCAAAGACCGCTACAGGTTGCACGCTTTCTTGCATCTGGAATTCATAGCAAGGCGGTTCCTCCGGCTTCAGGTAATGGATTTGAATCCCCGTCACCGTCTGCAACGCAATCCATTCGATATAATGCGACTGGATCATGGGATGCGCCTCGGTTCCAATGGACACCATGATGGAACTATTGAACTGTTCCACCACAGGGACATGTTTTTCCTTGGAAGCATCCACGGTGTTTGGGACAATTTCCTCCATAGGCATTCCGCAGCAATGGACCGGGATGCTGGAGTTTTTGACGTAGAATATGATATTTCCGCAGACAGGGCAGCGGAAGAACTTCATGTTTTCCATAATATCCTCCTTCTTAGGAATTGATGGTACCCCGTAATCTACGCAACTGCCTAGAGCAAAAACCAGCGTTACTCCAGTTAAATAAATATTACAGCGAAACAAGTCGTAAATAAATCTCTTGGCTCGCTTCTTGCTATCTTTAGGTCAATGCTTTCAACGATTCTAAAAATGACCCGTCCCGTGAATATCGTCATCGCCGTGGTGACCTTGTTCATCGGGTATTTTCTGCAGGGAGTTCTCGATCTTGGTGCCAGCGATGTTCCTGCTTACAGCCTTGTTCTGCAAGCTCTTGGCTTTGCCTTCGCCATCGGTTTTGGAAACATCCAAAATGATGTCCTTGATTTTGAAAGCGACAAGCTGAACCGTCCTGAACGCCCGCTACCCAGTGGCCGCATAAGCATTGGCACGGCAAAAACAGCATGGATCGTCATGGCAATTCTTACCGTCATGTGCGGAGTTGCCGACGGAATTTTATCCGGGGCCTATGCAACGCCTTCCCTGTTCTTTGTGGCACTTGTCCTTCTGCTTATCGCCTACAACAAAAAGCTGAAACACATTCCCCTGCTGAAGAACATGACGGTTGCATTTCTCTGCGCCACCCCTTTAATCCTGAACTTACTTTACACGGTCGTTGTTATTGACAAGACTACCATCGCATTTTCCGCCCGACTTGGAAGCCTCTACCCTGCCATGTTATTTGCGTTTCTGCTTACCACAGCCCGCGAAATCTACAAGGACCTTGAAGACGAATCCGGCGACCTAAAAGCTGGTATCATGACTTTCCCCTTAATAGCAGGCGCCCCCACAGCACGACGCCTGGCAGGCGCCCTAGCCATTTTCTGTTGGGTCCTCCTGCCTCTACCAGTCATGCAAGGTTATTTTTCCAAATGGTTCTTGATTGTCGCCGCCACCACCCTTACCCCAACCCTTGGAGCAGCTATCATTTCAGCCCATCAAAAG
Coding sequences within it:
- a CDS encoding nicotinate-nicotinamide nucleotide adenylyltransferase, which translates into the protein MSSKNVAVLGGAFDPVHMDHMKVARTCLDRGFCDEVWFMPSPDRWDKTLNASPEDRFAMLEIAMEGDPRLVLSDLEIEQGDFRGSYVFLMGLKERFPDINFRLLTGADTYDGIPHWRDPMNFFGTNYNGHLLLRDIELIIFARKGYNKPDLAKHKANGYADLLWLGPEEGFEGVYSSTAIRKSLLCNYNECPEGLEPSVYEFIRERGLYKE
- the rsgA gene encoding ribosome small subunit-dependent GTPase A, giving the protein MRSNFDADSDFEEEDSAPLRSVRPTRRDHRSRRIDVMKEMESGVVDERPIKERYSREFKKAKIKKVKNPIENIGEENCVEGLVLEVHRRTCEVRLDTKDESSSESLSPLNSPLSANIVTAMYRATTSKTLGEFPAVGDRVLLGQVNDAEDEGDGVGSQKYCVVRVLPRKSLLKRPGPRDSFYKEQTLAANIDQVVIVASVTQPEFNYGFMDRFLLASNLNNLPFILVLTKMDLLPNGEADLSDDIREFMSIADKVIPVSVKSNEGLEVLRQELVGKSSVFSGQSGVGKSTLINALVPEADLRTGEVRERDGKGRHTTTSSSLFDFPGGGYVIDTPGIRSIGLMDLEAETLAKIFPGFFEDDLFTCKYSNCIHVHEPGCSVRAAVENGSLSHARYASYIRILNSGK
- a CDS encoding geranylgeranylglycerol-phosphate geranylgeranyltransferase, whose amino-acid sequence is MTRPVNIVIAVVTLFIGYFLQGVLDLGASDVPAYSLVLQALGFAFAIGFGNIQNDVLDFESDKLNRPERPLPSGRISIGTAKTAWIVMAILTVMCGVADGILSGAYATPSLFFVALVLLLIAYNKKLKHIPLLKNMTVAFLCATPLILNLLYTVVVIDKTTIAFSARLGSLYPAMLFAFLLTTAREIYKDLEDESGDLKAGIMTFPLIAGAPTARRLAGALAIFCWVLLPLPVMQGYFSKWFLIVAATTLTPTLGAAIISAHQKNYHRAQGLIKIAMFLGLIALVVSTVVEPHYISIYTATYTQVKPTLKY